Proteins co-encoded in one Oreochromis aureus strain Israel breed Guangdong linkage group 3, ZZ_aureus, whole genome shotgun sequence genomic window:
- the LOC120435556 gene encoding low affinity immunoglobulin gamma Fc region receptor II-like, with protein MEITALCIRLLMTLVILLCTHDQKVNAVSFRISPNRLQFFEYEKVTFYCEGVVYCQVVHEVKGKIKSCNRTNKRTPTGSSCTISNVYLEDSGEYWYETEGGTRSNIINITVTAGSVILESPAIPVIEEGNVTLCCRNKVASSNFMAEFYKYGRHIHSSSTGNMTIHRVSKSDEGLYKCSISGGGESPESWLSVRASNPDSYKDTTLVSSGATPWIIAITVFSALLVLAGLYHFGKCCWDRAEFGLSSRVIPNSFGLSETQTQGINQLIADDPFYSTIQQI; from the exons ATGGAGATCACAGCTCTCTGCATCAGACTGT TGATGACTCTTGTAATCCTGCTGTGCACACATGATCAGAAAGTTA aTGCAGTGTCCTTTCGAATCAGTCCAAACAGATTGCAGTTCTTTGAATATGAAAAAGTAACATTTTACTGTGAGGGGGTTGTTTATTGTCAAGTTGTGCATGAAGTCaaagggaaaataaaatcaTGTAACCGCACTAACAAGAGAACACCAACAGGATCATCCTGCACCATTTCAAATGTTTATCTAGAGGACAGTGGAGAGTACTGGTATGAGACTGAAGGAGGAACGAGAAGCAACATTATCAACATCACTGTCACTG CTGGTTCTGTGATTCTGGAGAGTCCTGCCATTCCTGTAATAGAGGAAGGAAATGTGACTCTATGCTGCAGAAACAAGGTGGCTTCTTCCAACTTCATGGCTGAGTTCTATAAATATGGCCGTCACATCCATAGCAGCTCCACTGGAAACATGACCATCCACAGAGTTTCCAAGTCTGATGAAGGACTTTACAAGTGCAGCATTTCAGGAGGTGGAGAATCACCAGAGAGCTGGCTCAGTGTCAGAG CAAGTAATCCAGACAGCTACAAAGATACAACACTTGTCTCCTCTGGTGCCACACCTTGGATCATTGCTATTACTGTATTCAGTGCGTTGTTGGTGTTGGCAGGACTGTATCACTTTGGCAAATGTTGCTGGGACAGAG CTGAATTTGGATTATCCTCTAGAGTCATTCCAAATAGCTTTGGCCTCAGTGAAACTCAAACTCAAG GTATAAACCAACTTATAGCAGACGATCCCTTCTATTCTACAATACAGCAG ATATGA